AGCCCGGCCAGGTGGCCGCGCCGTTCGCGGGTGCAGTCACTGTAACGGTCAAGCAGGGCGACGAGGTCAAGGCCGGTGACACGGTAGCCACCATCGAGGCGATGAAGATGGAAGCATCCATTACGACGCCGGTGGCCGGCAAGGTTTCCCGGCTCGCCATCTCTACCATCGAGCAGGTGGAGGGCGGGGACCTGCTGCTGGTCGTCGAGCAGTAGCCGGGACCCGGTTAAACAGACGAAAGGATCTTCCCCGTGGGGAGGATCCTTTCGTTTGTTAGGGCCGGAGTCGGCGCCGGCTTTGGCGCCTCATCCTTGTGTGTCAGGAGCGCGGTGCCGCGTACATCTCCTCGATGACGGTTTCGAAGTCCTTCATGACCTGGGCCCGCTTGACCTTCATGGAAGGCGTCAGGTGCCCGGACGCTTCGGTGAAGTCGGCCGGCACGATGCGGAAGGACTTGATGGCCTCGGCCTGGGAAACCGACGCATTCGCGGCGGTGATCAGGTCCTGGACTGCCGCCTTGACCACCGGGTTCTTGGCGGCATCGGCCAGGGAGGTGTCTGCCGGGAGGTTGTGTCGCTGCAGCCAGCCGGGCAGGGCTTCCTGGTCCAGCGTGACCAGGGCGCCGATGAACGGCCGGTTGTCGCCCACCACCAGCACCTGCGAGACCAGCGCATCGGCCCGGATCTGGTCCTCAAGCAGGGCAGGGATGACGTTCTTGCCGCCGGCGGTGACGATGATCTCCTTCTTGCGGCCGGTAATCCACACGAAGCCGTCGTCATCGAGCCGGCCGATGTCCCCGGTACGGAACCACCCGTCGTCGAACGTTTCCCCGGTGAGGTCGGGCCGCTTGTAGTAGCCGCGCATGACGCACACGCCCTTGGCCAGTATCTCGCCGTCTTCTGCGATCTTCACCGCATTTCCCGGCAGGGGTTTTCCCACGGATCCGATCTTGATCAGCGACGGGGTGTTCACGGAGATGGGTGCGGTGGTTTCCGTCAGGCCGTAGCCTTCAAGCACCTGCAGCCCTATGCCCTGGAAAAAGTGGCCCAGCCGCTCACCCAGCGGGCCGCCGCCGGACACTGCATGGGCAACATGGCCGCCCATCGCGGCCCGCAGCTTGCCGTAGACCAGTTTGTCGAACAGTGCATGGCGGAGCTTGAGGCCCAGGCCGACGCGGCCCTCCTGCCGTGCCTTGGAGAAGGCGATGGCGGTATCCGCTGCCTTATGGAAGATGGCTCCCTTGCCGGCGTCCTCCGCCTTGGTCATGGCGGAGTTGTAGACCTTTTCGAAGACCCGCGGCACCGCGAGGATGAAGGTGGGCCCGTAGCTCTGCAGGTCCGCCAGGAGGTTCTTGATGTCCGGCGTGTGCGCCACGGTGGTGCCGGCAGCCATGGCCAGGACGGAGATGAAGCGGGCGAAGACGTGTGCCAGGGGGAGGAACATGATGGTCTTCGCGTTTTCGTGGACGATCTCGCCAATGATCGCCAGTGCGTTGTCCGAAAGCTCAACGAAGTTGCCGTGCGTCAGTTCGCAGCCCTTGGGCCGGCCTGTTGTGCCCGACGTGTAGATGATGGTGGCGGTATCACCCAGGGTGGCTGTTTTCCTCCTGGCTTCAAGATCATCATCGCTGACCTCCCGGCCGGCTTGGCGGAGGGCGTCAAGTCCTGCGCCTTCCAGCTGCCACACGTGCTGGAGGGATGCCAGGCCTTCCGCCGTCACTGCCTGGCGGATGATGTCCTCATGGTGGGCTGCCTCGCCGAAAGCGGCCACCGCGCCGGAGTCGCCGAGGTTCCAGGCCACCTGGGAGGGCGAGGATGTTTCGTAGATGGGGACGGAAACGGCGCCGGCGAACCAGATTGCGAAATCCACCAGGGACCATTCGTACCGGGTGCGGGACATGATGCCCACGCGGTCGCCGGCACCCACGCCGCTGGCCATCAGTCCCTTTGCCAGGGCCCGGACGTCGGCCACGAAGTCAGTGGCGGAAATGTCCCGCCAGGCCCCGGAGTCGTCGCGCCGCGAAAAGAGTGCGGGGTTGCTGGCCTTGGCTGCCTGCCGCAGCACCAGATCGGTGATGTTGGTCTCCGGTGGGACTACAACAAGAGGCGGAACACTGAATTCGCGCACTATAGCTCCTTTGATATCCGACGTCCCGCACGGGGGTATGCCTAAAGACTAGTACGCCGGTGCGGGACGGTGCAGTATATAAAGTTACTGGCGGGTAACTTTACAGTCAATGACGCGGGAAGACATGTGCCCGGCATCAGCGGGCTGCCGCAGGCTTTCGGCGGAATATGCGCACCTAGAATGGGGGACTATGTACGTACCGCCCACCGGCGAACAGGCCGGGCCCCTGAGAAGACCCGCCCCTTGGAGGCTCCGGCCCGCCACTTCCAGGGCAAGGACGCGGCACGACGGCGG
The Arthrobacter sp. PGP41 genome window above contains:
- a CDS encoding AMP-dependent synthetase/ligase — its product is MREFSVPPLVVVPPETNITDLVLRQAAKASNPALFSRRDDSGAWRDISATDFVADVRALAKGLMASGVGAGDRVGIMSRTRYEWSLVDFAIWFAGAVSVPIYETSSPSQVAWNLGDSGAVAAFGEAAHHEDIIRQAVTAEGLASLQHVWQLEGAGLDALRQAGREVSDDDLEARRKTATLGDTATIIYTSGTTGRPKGCELTHGNFVELSDNALAIIGEIVHENAKTIMFLPLAHVFARFISVLAMAAGTTVAHTPDIKNLLADLQSYGPTFILAVPRVFEKVYNSAMTKAEDAGKGAIFHKAADTAIAFSKARQEGRVGLGLKLRHALFDKLVYGKLRAAMGGHVAHAVSGGGPLGERLGHFFQGIGLQVLEGYGLTETTAPISVNTPSLIKIGSVGKPLPGNAVKIAEDGEILAKGVCVMRGYYKRPDLTGETFDDGWFRTGDIGRLDDDGFVWITGRKKEIIVTAGGKNVIPALLEDQIRADALVSQVLVVGDNRPFIGALVTLDQEALPGWLQRHNLPADTSLADAAKNPVVKAAVQDLITAANASVSQAEAIKSFRIVPADFTEASGHLTPSMKVKRAQVMKDFETVIEEMYAAPRS